Part of the Procambarus clarkii isolate CNS0578487 chromosome 20, FALCON_Pclarkii_2.0, whole genome shotgun sequence genome, cccccactgtgTGTCGCAAGCTGTTAGCCACGTGATCTTATTAAACATATGTTGCACACAGAGACTCTGCAACACTACGGTATTACTGGAAGATCTTGAAATATTTCAAGAATGTTAAAATGTCAATGTTAAAATATTTCATCGGGTTTTCCATTGCACGCGATTACAAACGATTTGCAAGGTGTTGCTATATCATGTGTTGCAAAGGGAGTTGCTATATCTTGAAACCAATGGTGTTACGAGCGACTCAGGTGTTGCAAGAAGATCATATTGACATTGAGGTTGCAATGATGCACTCAAGTACATTACCGGCTGTCACGGATGTGTTCTAATCTTTAGCATGAAGATTGCAACTGACAACAGGGGTCGCAAGccgccctggttgatacctggttgatacctggttgatggggttctgggagttcttctactccccaagcccggcccgaggccaggctcgacttgtgagagtttggtccactaggctgttgcttggagcggcccgcaggcccacatacccaccacagcccggttggtccggcactccttggaggaataaatctagtttcctcttgaaaatgtccacggttgttccggcaatatttcttatcctGCTCAATATCATTGAGCTTATTAGTCAAGTAGGCTTTAAATAATATTGCATACTGTTGCAAAGAACTTGAGGGAGGTTCATAAATTCGCTTAAGTTCTATAAGTCCTCAGCGAGGTTTTGAGGGCAACTGAATCCATAAACAAACCCTTGAGCGTTACCCTTATAATTGTTTAGGGGACTTTTCAAGACGCCAGTTTCTGAGTGACAGCTAGTGAGCTCACCCTTCAAGCTATTAAACTCACCCTCCAAGGTATTAAGCTCACCCTCCAAGCTATTAAGCTCACCCTCCAAGCTATTAAGCTCACCCTCCAAGCTATTAAACTCACCCTCCAAGCTATTAAGCTCACCCTCCAAGCTATTAAGCTCACCCTCCAAGCTATTAAACTCACCCTCCAAGCTATTAAACTCACCCTCCAAGCTATTAAGCTCACCCTCCAAGCTACTAACCTTACCCTCCAAGCTACTAAGCTCACCCTCCAAGCTACTAACCTTACCCTCCAAGCTACCAAGCTCACCCTCCAAGCTACTAAGCTCACCCTCCAAGCTACTAAGCTCACCCTCCAAGCTACTAAGCTCACCCTCCAAGCTACCAAGCCCACCCTCCAAGCTACCAAGCCCACCCTCCAAGCTACCAAGCTCACCCTCCAAGCTACCAAGCCCACCCTCCAAGCTACCAAGCCCACCCTCCAAGCTACCAAGCTCACCCTCCAAGCTACCAAGCTCACCCTCCAAGCTACCAAGCCCACCCTCCAAGCTACTAAGCTCACCCTCCAAGCTACTAAGCTCACCCTCCAAGCTACTAAGCCCACCCTCCAAGCTACTAACCTCACCCTCCAAGCTACTAAGCTCACCCTCCAAGCTACTAAGCTCACCCTCCAAGCTATCTGTCAAGCGTCACTATTCACGACACAAACTCTCCAGAGAAAACTCAACAAGTGTGAAGCAGAAATTGCACGttattaagaaagttttcttggccATCAAGATTACTGCAAGAGTTCATCCATATGTTGCAAAATTGGTTGCAAAATTAGCAAGGTGGTGAATAGGTATTGAAAGTTGCAGatatttttttttgttgcacGGCATTAAGTTAACACAAAGTTTATTGCAAGCTGTAAAATGTATTTTTTGAACTGATGACACGAGGAATACAATCTCAAAATAAGACTTTAATTTGTCCTTTAAATTGGAAGGGGGAAAACTTTAAGGGGGGACTTAAAGGGGACTcccttaaatgaacaaatccacaagggccgtgacgaggattcgaacctgcgtccgggagcatcccagacactgccttaatcgactgagctacgacagggtaaaaaaaaaaagagtcgtagctcagtctaagattaaggcagtgtctgggatgctcccggacgcaggttcgaatcctcgtcacggcccttgtggattcattcatttgatgcatcaccttAGTGTGATATCTGTGTGTGCAATGGACTCCCTTAAGTCTAACGAAAAAGTCTCACTGAAACTAACGATGAAATCTTAAACGAATGATAAACGATACACGAAAACGACAACATTTGACAATCAAATTAAACGCTGCAATATTGATGGGTGTCGTTGAGCGTTGCAAtatacgagggggggggggggtggagggggggtggagggggtgggagggtggaggggggggggggttgcaagaTGCACGAGAGCCGCTGTCTTTACACACAAGCGCCAGAACAAACAGTTGCAAGTGCCTGACAAATGTTTTCTGCAATTTGAGACCCGTTGCAAGGcattagggagggggggggaaatgtTGCAGGCATTGAAGCGCTGCTGACCTCACTGAAAGCCTCTTAAGCTTCCGCGAACAGGTGATTTATCTGGAGCTGGGATTtatggaccaggagctgggatatgaggaccaggagctgggatttaAGGACCAGAAGCTAGGCTGGAGCAGGGATATGAGAATCAGGAGGTGGGATTTAAGGaccagaagctgggatatgaggaccaggagctgggatatgaggacctggagctgggatatgaggaccaggagctgggatttaAGGACCAGAAGCTAGGCTGGAGCAGGGATATGAGAATCAGGAGCTGGGATTTAAGGaccagaagctgggatatgaggaccaggagctgggatatgaggacctggagctgggatatgaggaccaggagctgggatatgaggaccaggagctgggaattTAAGGGTTAGGAGCTGGGATTTTTGTGAtcaggagcttggatatgaggaccaggagctgggatttaTGGGCCAGGAGTTAGGATTTAAGGACcaatagctgggatatgaggaccgatagctgggatatgaggaccaatagctgggatatgaggaccgatATCTGGGATATCAGGACCaatagctaggatatgaggacgaggagctgggatatgaggacgaggagctgggatatgagcgcTAGGAGCTGGGATTTAagaaccaggagctgggatatgaggaccaggagctgggatatgaggacctggagctgggatatgaggacctggagctgggatatgaggacaggaagctacGAAATGACAATATGGAGCTCGGGTACGAGAACGGAGGTGATGAAACGCCCAGTTTCCAACCACTtgcaccatcgggaatcgaacgtggACCACGCTAAAAGGTCCACGTTCTGACCAATCCAGATCGAGGGCATAGCTGACCTCTCCCCCAGGGTCAAGTAAACAAGAACTATTcacgaagggggggaggggagaaataCATCTCATACATTTATACAATGAATTAACTCAAATTGGTTATTGAACATGTAGAGAACTCCATAAGAAAATATGTGTGTGAATTAACTGGATGAGTTTAGAGTCAGATATTGCAACTATTGTTGCAAATATCATGAAGATGCACCAGGCTGCACTGATGCAATAACAGAGGAGACAATGTTATTAGAGAAGCACGAGCTTCAACACCCCCTGAGCTTGCAATGTTTAACACCTCTGAGCTTGCAATGTTTAACACCTCTGAGCTTGCAATGTTTAACACCTCTGAGCTTGCAGTGTTTAACACCTCTGAGCTTGCAATGTTTAACACCTCTGAGCTTGTAATGTTTAACACCTCTGAGCTTGCAATGTTGTGCAACATGGCGCAAGAAAGACCTTATTatgggacgaggaggaggaggataagaaATAAACAATGAAAAAGGTGTAAAGTGACTTATAAAGTGACTTAATATTGCAAGAAGCAACAGATGACCTCTGCGTTCAGACGATAGTTGATGTGGGAGGCTGTTATGTGGGGCTAATGTTCCAatcaccacaaaccccaccataaccccctccccccccctcagtctCCAATCCATCTCACCTCCTCTaaactgcctccccccccccagcccctccttcactacactcccaccactacctaccccccaacacccccccaacacccccccaacaccccccccccaacaccccacccccaacaccacctctacACTTCTCCTTAAGTACTTAACTACCAACGTGAATTGCGTGAAAGAAAGGTCTACATGgctgctgtatgtgtgtgtgtgtgtgtgtgtttgtgtgtgtgtgtgtgtgtgtgtactcacctagttgcgcttgcgggcgttgagcttcggatggaagcttgagaccccagatgtgtcatagagatgtcagaaagttttcttttagcgctaGTGACTAGTgaggtaaatggaatgacctaaagaaaCTGGTTATAGAAGCAACTGAAATCCTGAACTTTAAAAGCAGATATGATAGATAAACAGGCCACGAGTCACTGCATTAAACAGCCAGAGGCTAGAAAAGCGGGCTCCGAGAgttaaagctcgatcctgcaggtacaaaataggtgagtagacacacactcacacatttaTAAGTTGCCGCAGCTCACAGATATTGATCTTTACTCCTCATTACAATTTTTTCTCATGTTGAATTGTTCAGGAAGTGTGATAGAGAGAGGCATGGCGTGTCAACATGGGAATtaatggggggaggagggggggcaggaggagggggggggggaaggagggggggcaggaggaggaggcagtaggaGGGAGCTGGAAGAGGGGGCAGGAGGAAGGGcaggagaagggagggagggagtgtctaCGAAGGGCTTGAGGTAGGAGATGTAGaataggggaagaaagaggaagagaaatacgtggggggggggggatgtgaaaGTAAGGGAAAAGAGGAAGTGTGAAGAAAGGAGGAACACAAGGAAGAATTAAGGAAGAAGCTGCGATAATTTCCGGAGATGAAGAGAACACCGGACGAGGAAGGAGATCTTGCGTCTTCTAATTTATAACTACGAAGTCTTACCGAGCGATACCAGCCCTTGGAGGTACCGAGCGATACCAACCCTTAGAGATACCGAGCGATACCAACCCTTAGAGATACCGAGCATTGGTTTTCCCGTGTCCCCACCCCTTTCCGTTCCTTCACCCCCCCTCACCAACCTCTCTTCCATATTCTCTCCCACATTTCCTCCGCGGGGAGAGAAAGCTTGCTGTTTACAGGAGATCTCACCACCTCCACGCAATCCATGTTTGTATCGTATCCACTGTCGGCCCAGTCCTTTTGTCCTCACGGAGAGATGGGGTATATTTTCCCTTTTCGGCTCTCCCAGACACTccccagcaacccccccccccctccgagaCACTGTCCAGCATTCCCCCTCTTTCCCAGACACTGCCCattcatcccagacactgcccatTCATTCCAGACACTGCCCATTCATTCCAGACACTGCCCATTCATTCCAGACACTGCCTatccatcccagacactgcccatctatcccagacactgcccatccatcccagacactgcccatccatcccagacactgcccatTCATTCCAGACACTGCCCatccatcccagacactgcctatccatcccagacactgcccattcatcccagacactgcccatccatcccagacactgtccatccatcccagacactgtccatccatcccagacactgcccatctatcccagacactgcctatccatcccagacactgcctatccatcccagacactgcccagCATCCCCCGTCTCTCCCAGACACTGCCCAGCATCCCTCCATCTCTGGCCGGGATAATAACAGCATCTAAGTCTCTTAAGATATGATGAAATACCTCGCCGCGTCATATGTAAATAAGGCGAGGCGAGCCTACTTAGTCATGCATGAAAACAAAAAGCGGTCGGAAGGGCCATAATGTTATGATTATCCTGGAGAGTGCTGTTGGATATCACTATCCTCCTCCCAACTATCCTATCCTTAGATGAGTGTGTATGTACACTCATCTAAGGCTGCTGAATCTACTCATCTGCTGAGTATATTTAGCAGTCTCCTATTACGGCTAGTTACAAAGTATGATATAATTTGATGAACAGTTTTGCAGTgattaattttttaataatatggggaaaataatacaaaaatattaAATCAGAGTATTAGGATATTGCAAAATTAGTTGTGTGAGGGTAGCCTTGGGACTGTGTCAAGTGGCATTCGTTTAATTTATGTCAACCTTGAATCAACCATGTTGGGCACGTGTCCATGAAAAGTGACCTTTTAAAATTAGGCGAGGCTACCCCCAAAAGGTCTCGTCTCTAGCCTTGAACAGACTTTCTAATATATAGATGTagatcacatatatatatacatatttaactGTTCAGTTACATGTTGATTATTTGAATGTACATGTTTCTTGCCTTATGCAATTGCAACGGAAAATCATTCAATTTGCCTAtttcacttaaaaaaaaaactagattTTAAACCAGCGGAGTTTTTAATAAAGTTGTTTGGAAGTTTGAAGGCGGCTGCCTCTGACTTGCGGCCATCACAACTCTCCGCTTCCCTCCCACCAAATGGAATATATTAACATAAATATCTCACTCTGTAAACCGGCTCCTTCGCTAATACGGCCAATACATTAATTAATATATCTCAAGTCAGGGGTGCCCGCTCGTCGGAGTTTCGCgttggtgcaggcgatgagtcacaataacgtggctgaagtatgttgaccagaccacacactagaaggtgaagggacgacgacgtttcggtccgtcctggaccattctcaagtcgatttcgcGTTGGTGCTGTGTTCAGGATGATGGAGAGCTGATAGATGATGATTGATGATAGATGGTAACTGACTGAGAGAAGGTAACTGAGTAATAATGGAAAGTAATTAAATTTTGATATATTTTACCTGACTGATGATTGAAGATATCTTGGAAATAATTGAAGGTAATTGACCAACAGAAAAACGGTAATTGAGTAATAACAGATGACAGAGACCCGGTGTAAAATAATCATTAAGAATTAATGCtattttttgtatataaaaatGCTAGGTACACTTTTCACCCTCTTCATCTATGACCATACATTTTTTGGCACATTCTCTCCTCTCtttatccccctctcttccttatttacgcatcaccaccacccatctctctctcatctccggcCCATTTCCTCATCTCCCATACGGACATGGGATGCTGGAAGCAATGCATCATGTAAGATGCACAGCTCCGCACAATATACTAGAGAGAGGCTGCCTTGAGATATAGTCAAGCCGAgaacctctctttctctccttgggCAGATGTGCTCTTGTAGGAGTcttacctcctggaagctcttttaCGTCTCCTGTCTCTAAAGAGCTCCCTCGACGTCTTGTCTCCAGAGAGCTCAATGAGCTCCATCTTATCTGTGAACCCAGGGCGTTGACGCTCTTGGAAGGCGACGCTCTTGGAAGCCGACGCTCCTGGAAGCCGGCGGTCCTGGAAGTCGACGCGCCTGGAAGCCGACGCTCCTGGAAGCCGACGCTCCTGGAAGCACACGCTCCTGGAAGCCGACGCTCCTGGAAGCCGACGCTCCTGGAAGCCGACGCTCCTGGAAGTCGACGCTCTTGGAAGCCGACGCTCCTGGAAGCCGACGCTCCTGGAAGCCGACGCTCCTGGAAGCCGACGCTCCTGGAAGTCGACGCTCCTGGAAGCCGACGCTCCTGGAAGCCGACGCTCCTGGAAGCCGACGCTCCTGGAAGCCGACGCTCCTGGAAGCCGACGCTCCTGGAAGTCGACGCTCCTGGAAGCCGACGCTCCTGGAAGTCGACGCTCCTGGAAGCCGACGCTCCTGGAAGCCGACGCTCCTGGAAGCCGACGCTCCTGGAAGCCGACGCTCCTGGAAGCCGACGCTCCTGGAAGCCGATGCTCTTGGAAGCCGACGCTCCTGGATGCCGACGCTCCTGGAAGCCGATGCTCTTGGAAGCCGACGCTCTTGGATGCCGACGCTCCTGGAAGCTGATGCTCTTGGAAGCCGACGCTCCTGGATGCCGACGCTCCTGGAAGCCGATGCTCTTGGAAGCCGATGCTCTTGGAAGCCGACGCTCCTGGAAGCCGACGCTCCTGGAAGTCGACGCTCCTGGAAGCCGATGCTCTTGGAAGCCGACGCTCCTGGAAGCCGACGCTCCTGGATGCCGACGCTCCTGGAAGCCGATGCTCTTGGAAGCCGACGCTCCAAGAAGTTAATACTGCTGGAAATGGAGGTTAATGCAAATGGAAATTGGCGGCTGACCTTCATATTCTTTATGTAAGTTCTTTAAAGTGTCAGGAGTCGAGGAATGAAGAGACAGGAGTCGAGGAATGAAGGGACAGGAGTCGAGGAATGAAGGGACAGGAGTCGAGGAATGAAGAGACAGGAGTCGAGGAATGAAGGGACAGGAGTCGAGGAATGAAGGGACAGGAGTCGAGGAATGAAGGGACAGGAGTCGAGGAATGAAGGGACAGGAGTCGAGGAATGAAGAGACAGGAGTCGAGGAATGAAGGGACAGGAGTCGAGGAATGAAGAGACAGGAGTCGAGAAATGAAGGGACAGGAGTCGAGGAATGAAGAGACAGGAGTCGAGGAATGAAGGGACAGGAGTCGAGGAATGAAGAGACAGGAGTCGAGGAATGAAGGGACAGGAGTCGAGGAATGAAGGGACAGGAGTCGAGGAATGAAGAACAGGAGTCGAGGAATGAAGGGACAGGAGTCGAGGAATGAAGAACAGGAGTCGAGGAATGAAGAGACAGGAGTCGAGGAATGAAGAGACAGGAGTCGAGGAATAAAGAGACAGGAGTTGAGGAATGAAGAGACAGGAGTCGAGGAATGAATGGACAGGAGTCGAGGAATGAAGAGACAGGAGTCGAGGAATGAAGGGACAGGAGTCGAGGAATGAAGGGACAGGAGTCGAGGAATGAAGAGACAGGAGTCGAGGAATGAAGAGACAGGAGTCGAGGAATGAAGGGACAGGAGTCGAGGAATGAAGAACAGGAGTCGAGGAATGAAGAGACAGGAGTCGAGGAATGAAGGGACAGGAGTCGAGGAATGAAGAGACAGGAGTCGAGGAATAAAGAGACAGGAGTTGAGGAATGAAGAGACAGGAGTCGAGGAATGAATGGACAGGAGTCGAGGAATGAAGAGACAGGAGTCGAGGAATGAAGGGACAGGAGTCGAGGAATGAAGGGACAGGAGTCGAGGAATGAAGAGACAGGAGTCGAGGAATGAAGAGACAGGAGTCGAGGAATGGAGTGTCAGCAGTCGAGGAATGAAGAACAGGAGTCGAGGAATGAAGTGTCAGCAGTCgaggaatgaagaaacaggagttGAGGAATGAAGAGACAGGAATCGGGAAAGCAAGCTAACTTCAGCTTCGTCTTTCCACGGCGTCTCGAGCAAGATCTGACGCGACGTTATTAATCTGGTCTCCACCGGACGGACCACTTCGTCTCATACTGAAGACGAAGATTGAAAACAATAGACAAATATTGGCAACATATTAAAACAAATAACAATCATACAATAAAATAAACAACAATATTACAAATACGTATTACGATTACAATCAGCCAATAAACTTCCAATTACTGAATAAAATTACAATTACACAATAAAATACGAGGAATGGAGTTCCAAGCAGgctgtatatgtatacatatacacacacatgtatagctGACACGACAATTTTCTCACTTTGATGAGGTGTTTATGAGacgtgaggggaaggggggactcCGCCAGACCAGGCCCAGCAAGCCTCTCTAAGTGTTCTTAGCATAAAAGGAAAATAATGAGGTCTCTGGAAGTGGATAAAAGGAAAGGGATTGTCTCTTAAGTTGCATAGTCCCAGAGGGGATGTGGGGTTGGGGTTCTTGGTAGGGGGGTGGAAGGGGGTGTCCTTagtatggggggaagggggggtgtccTTAGTGGGGGGGTTGGGGTccttggtggggggaggggggagccttaTGCAAACACAGTTCTGGGAAATGCGAGAGAACgataggatgagagagagagagagtgtgtaaaGACGATTGAAATGGAAATAAGAGGAGAAATGGGAAGTCAGGATGGGAATAGGTTGCAAAGGGGTAGGGATGGAGATAAAGAAtaagggaaggatgaggagaatgAGGAGAATGAGGAGGACGCTTTGTATCATGAGAACACATTCCCCTTTTAATTCCCCCTTACCTTCCCCTCACTCCTCGTCTCCTCATCAAAATTTTGAAACGAAAATTCCCCATAAACAATTGATTGTTCGGGTCCACATAATAGACTCAGCTTCACCAACTCTCACTACACAATATACTCGATATTTTAACCCCACAGCATGTAAAAGTGAGATTCATTTCTTTACTGACTTTAGTGAGCAGATTACCAAAACTAATCCCATAAGTGTATCCGAGTAGGAAGCACTCACACTTACTGAAGTGTGAGTCGGAAGTACTCACACTTACTGAAGTGTGAGTAGGAAGCACTCACACTTACTGAAGTGTGAGTCGGAAGTACTCACACTTACTGAAGTGTGAGTCGGAAGCACTCACACTTATTGAAGTGTGAGTAGGAAGCACTCACACTTACTGAAGTGTGAGTAGGAAGCACTCACACTTACTGAAGTGTGAGTCGGAAGTACTCACACTTACTGAAGTGTGAGTCGGAAGCACTCACACTTATTGAAGTGTGAGTAGGAAGCACTCACACTTACTGAAGTGTGAGTAGGAAGCACTAACACTTATTGAAGTGTGAGTAGGAAGCACTCATACTTACTGAAGTGTGAATAGGAAGCACTCACACTTATTGAAGTGTGAGTAGGAAGCACTCACACTTACTGAAGTGTGAGTAGGAAGCACTCACACTTATTGAAGTGTGAGTAGGAAGCACTCACACTTACTGAAGTGTGAGTAGGAAGCACTCACACTTACTAAAGTGTGAAAACATtgaaaattaaaacaaatagctACACGCACAGGTCCTcgtagctgagtggatagcgctctagGGTCTTACTCCTATgggccggggttcgattcccggtcgaagcagaaacaaatgggcagggctaatttcatctgatgcctctgttcaccttgcagtaaatagacaCTGTACCTCGCCCCATAGGCctaccaccaggacactacacctagcccaataggctcggtacCCACACCTCCGCAAATGGATCACCTGCGAACAACAGAGAAGGTAAATCAATCAAGCAACTGCGGCCCTCAGGTGAACAATGCTCAAAATGGAATAATAATGTAGACTCAGCCAGTTGTAGACCTGTCAGGTGTGAGCAGCCGCTGTACACATACGGTGTCAGGTGTGAGCAGCCGCTGTACACATACGGTGTCAGGTGTGAGCAGCCGCTGTACACATACGGTGTCAGGCGTGTGGAGCTGCTCGAGGTGCCTGTTCAAACCATAATGAACAAGATGTTCAACGATGTATTGTCTGCTGATGAACATGTGTTGTTAttgaggaggagggaaggaggggggaggagagagagagagagagagggagagagtgagggagggagagagatgagaagGAAAAGTCGCAGAGGAGATCAATTGTGCCTTTAAGCTAGTAATTTCCTATCCTAATTTAGGTATCTTCAGGATGAGACTATCTTCCTTACCGATGGTCCACTCTAAGTTCAGCTTACAATTACACCCGTCACAGCTTACAAGTACACCCGTCACAGCTCACAATTACACCCGTCACAGCTTACAATTACACC contains:
- the LOC138366761 gene encoding adventurous-gliding motility protein Z-like, encoding MVLRATQVLQEDHIDIEVAMMHSSIKLTLQAIKLTLQAIKLTLQAIKLTLQAIKLTLQAIKLTLQAIKLTLQAIKLTLQAIKLTLQATNLTLQATKLTLQATNLTLQATKLTLQATKLTLQATKLTLQATKLTLQATKPTLQATKPTLQATKLTLQATKPTLQATKPTLQATKLTLQATKLTLQATKPTLQATKLTLQATKLTLQATKPTLQATNLTLQATKLTLQATKLTLQAICQASLFTTQTLQRKLNKCEAEIARY